In the Phaseolus vulgaris cultivar G19833 chromosome 7, P. vulgaris v2.0, whole genome shotgun sequence genome, one interval contains:
- the LOC137829350 gene encoding uncharacterized protein, which yields MKLHTKPISSPGRTDKFPPPLMRFLRNNAGSRSRGRSRSTTTIFLRKKNTAIETQEPSSPKVTCMGQVRVKRSAAKRVPIATEGAPTNCRCSWWVPRALLFNRLAKPGFCFPFQCKRVWPNWGFSRRNKRDSKVTEASPKTELNFMARSNPNYDDSESENRATLGAFVSNTTTAPPRNALLLMRCRSAPYSYPRRIWNEETEAENRVPNEKNRDLKFEAKLRFFKELEESLRERIMESEKAREDSHSARPLVLTRCKSEPARTTQKLDPEVNGLSNKTTLGFGRAIFSHGL from the coding sequence ATGAAGCTACATACCAAACCCATTTCAAGTCCGGGTCGAACCGATAAGTTTCCACCACCGTTGATGAGATTTTTGAGAAACAATGCCGGAAGCAGAAGCAGAGGAAGGTCGAGATCCACCACCACCATTTTTCTAAGGAAGAAGAACACCGCCATTGAAACCCAAGAACCCTCTTCCCCAAAAGTCACGTGCATGGGCCAAGTCCGTGTTAAACGCTCCGCCGCCAAAAGGGTACCCATCGCCACCGAAGGAGCTCCGACCAATTGCCGGTGCAGTTGGTGGGTCCCGCGTGCCCTGCTTTTCAACCGTTTAGCAAAACCCGGTTTTTGTTTCCCCTTTCAGTGCAAACGAGTTTGGCCCAATTGGGGATTCTCTAGAAGAAACAAAAGGGATTCTAAAGTCACCGAAGCTTCGCCGAAAACAGAGCTGAATTTCATGGCAAGGTCTAACCCTAATTACGATGACTCAGAAAGTGAAAACAGAGCTACCCTAGGCGCTTTCGTTTCAAACACTACAACTGCCCCACCGAGGAACGCTTTGTTATTAATGCGCTGCAGATCCGCACCGTACAGTTATCCGAGAAGGATCTGGAACGAAGAGACAGAGGCTGAAAACAGAGTGCCCAATGAGAAAAACAGAGACCTGAAGTTTGAGGCGAAGTTGCGGTTCTTCAAAGAGCTTGAGGAGTCACTGAGAGAGAGGATAATGGAGTCAGAAAAAGCAAGGGAGGACTCCCACTCTGCACGTCCTTTGGTGCTAACAAGGTGCAAATCTGAACCAGCCAGAACCACGCAAAAACTCGACCCTGAGGTGAATGGTCTTTCGAACAAGACAACGTTGGGGTTCGGTCGTGCTATCTTTTCACATGGTTTGTGA